In a genomic window of Meriones unguiculatus strain TT.TT164.6M chromosome 8, Bangor_MerUng_6.1, whole genome shotgun sequence:
- the Amigo2 gene encoding amphoterin-induced protein 2 has protein sequence MWLRLHTLPTLTGAVKPGCRELLCLLLIAAMVSPSASGACPSACICATDIVSCTNKNLSKVPGNLFRLIRRLDLSYNRLGLLDADWIPASLVKLSTLILRHNNISSISVGSFSTTPNLKCLDLSSNRLRSVRSATFQELRLLEVLLLYNNHISSLDPAAFGGLSHLQKLYLSGNFLTEFPMDLYVGRFKLPDLTFLDVSYNRIPSIPMHHINLVPGRQLRGIYLHGNPFVCDCALYSLLIFWYRRHFSSVMDFKNDYTCRLWPDSRHSRQLSLLQDSFLNCSYSVINGSFHALGFIHEAQVGERAIVHCDSKTGNGNTDFIWVGPDNRLLEPDKDTGNFRVLYNGSLVIENPSFEDAGIYSCIAMNRQRLLNETVDIMINVSNFTISRSHAHEAFNTAFTTLAACVASIVLVLLYLYLTPCPCKCKAKRQKNMLTQSNAHSSILSPGPAGDASADDRKAGKRVVFLEPLKDTAAGQNGKVKLFPSEAVIAEGILKSPRAKSDSDSVNSVFSDTPFVAST, from the coding sequence ATGTGGTTGAGGCTCCACACACTGCCCACCCTGACTGGAGCTGTCAAACCGGGTTGCAGAGAGCTGCTGTGCTTGTTGCTCATCGCCGCGATGGTGAGCCCCAGTGCCTCAGGAGCATGCCCCTCTGCTTGCATCTGCGCCACGGACATCGTCAGCTGCACCAACAAAAACCTGTCCAAGGTGCCTGGGAACCTCTTCAGACTGATTAGGAGACTGGACCTGAGCTATAACAGGCTTGGGCTGCTAGATGCCGACTGGATTCCCGCGTCCTTGGTCAAGCTCAGCACCCTGATCCTGCGGCACAACAACATCAGCAGCATCTCCGTGGGCAGTTTCTCCACGACTCCCAATTTAAAGTGTCTTGACTTATCGTCCAACAGGCTGAGGTCGGTGAGGAGTGCCACGttccaggagctgaggctgctggAGGTGCTCCTCCTTTACAACAATCACATTTCCTCTCTGGACCCGGCAGCATTCGGGGGCCTCTCCCACTTGCAGAAGCTCTACCTGAGTGGGAACTTCCTCACCGAGTTCCCTATGGATCTGTATGTCGGGAGGTTCAAGCTGCCCGATCTGACCTTTTTAGATGTTTCTTATAACCGAATCCCTTCCATACCAATGCACCATATAAATTTAGTGCCAGGGAGACAGCTGAGAGGCATCTACCTCCACGGGAACCCGTTCGTCTGTGACTGTGCCCTGTACTCCTTGCTGATCTTCTGGTACCGCAGGCACTTTAGCTCCGTGATGGATTTTAAGAATGACTACACCTGCCGCCTGTGGCCGGACTCCAGGCACTCCCGTCAGCTGTCCCTACTCCAGGACAGCTTTCTCAACTGTTCCTACAGCGTCATCAACGGGTCCTTCCACGCGCTTGGCTTCATCCACGAGGCTCAGGTTGGGGAGAGAGCGATCGTCCACTGTGACAGCAAGACTGGCAATGGAAATACCGATTTCATCTGGGTGGGTCCCGATAACAGACTGCTGGAGCCAGATAAAGACACGGGAAACTTTCGTGTGCTTTACAATGGAAGTCTGGTCATAGAGAACCCTAGTTTTGAGGATGCTGGAATTTATTCTTGTATTGCAATGAATAGGCAGCGCCTGTTGAATGAAACTGTGGATATCATGATAAATGTGAGCAATTTCACCATCAGCAGATCCCATGCTCACGAGGCATTTAACACGGCTTTTACCACCCTCGCCGCCTGCGTGGCCAGTATAGTCCTGGTACTACTGTATTTGTACCTGACGCCATGCCCGTGCAAATGTAAAGCCAAGAGACAGAAAAACATGCTGACCCAAAGCAATGCCCACTCCTCCATCCTCAGCCCGGGCCCCGCTGGCGACGCCTCTGCTGATGACCGGAAGGCAGGTAAAAGAGTGGTGTTTTTGGAGCCCCTGAAGGATACTGCAGCGGGACAGAATGGGAAAGTCAAGCTTTTCCCCAGTGAGGCCGTGATAGCCGAGGGCATCCTGAAGTCCCCGAGGGCGAAATCGGACTCAGACTCGGTCAATTCTGTGTTCTCAGACACACCCTTTGTGGCCTCCACCTAA